A single region of the Gammaproteobacteria bacterium genome encodes:
- a CDS encoding IS3 family transposase, producing the protein DVREYVAVYYNSKRLHSTLGYTTPMDYEKMLNKVSGSS; encoded by the coding sequence GACGTGCGGGAATACGTGGCGGTGTATTACAACTCAAAGCGTCTGCATTCAACGCTCGGTTACACAACACCAATGGATTACGAAAAAATGCTTAACAAAGTGTCCGGAAGCAGTTGA